The following coding sequences are from one Apodemus sylvaticus chromosome X, mApoSyl1.1, whole genome shotgun sequence window:
- the LOC127675308 gene encoding putative P2Y purinoceptor 10 yields MGSNSTSTAESNCNVTLTFQNSLYATTYIFIFIPGLLANSAALWVLCRFISKKNKAIIFMINLSVADLAHVLSLPLRIYYYINSHWPFQRALCLLCFYLKYLNMYASIFFLTCISLQRCLFLLKPFRARNWKRRYDVAISAAVWIVVGTACLPLPILRSAGLASNSESCFADLGLQEISMASSIGMVTAAELGGFVLPVVIITYCTWKTRKSLQEFQDPPQNIKERKKALRMVLMCAVVFIVCFTPYHLNFPFFMMVKQRVFSNCSFIKSTLCFHIISLCLANLNCCLDPVVYYFMTSEFRDQFSEHGSLVIQSCLRCKDSTLEIRQRKENLQTISLECLDVPTQCDEMVI; encoded by the coding sequence ATGGGCAGCAACAGTACCAGCACTGCTGAGAGTAATTGCAATGTCACTTTGACATTTCAGAACTCTCTGTATGCAACCACCTATATCTTCATATTCATCCCGGGTCTCCTGGCTAACAGTGCAGCCCTGTGGGTCCTGTGCCGCTTCATCAGCAAGAAGAACAAGGCCATCATCTTCATGATCAACCTCTCAGTGGCGGACCTTGCTCATGTCCTGTCCTTACCTCTTCGGATTTACTATTATATCAATAGTCACTGGCCGTTCCAGAGGGCCCTTTGCCTGCTGTGCTTCTATCTGAAATATCTCAACATGTATGCCAGCATTTTTTTCTTGACGTGCATTAGCCTTCAAAGGTGCCTCTTTCTCCTCAAGCCATTcagagccagaaactggaagcgtAGGTATGACGTGGCCATCAGTGCTGCTGTCTGGATTGTTGTGGGGACTGCCTGTTTGCCACTTCCCATCCTGAGAAGTGCTGGCTTAGCCAGTAACAGTGAATCGTGCTTTGCTGATTTAGGGCTTCAAGAGATTAGTATGGCTTCATCCATTGGCATGGTAACTGCCGCTGAACTTGGAGGGTTTGTATTGCCTGTTGTAATTATTACATATTGCACATGGAAAACAAGAAAGTCTTTACAGGAATTTCAAGATCCACCTCAGAATATTAAAGAGAGGAAAAAGGCTTTGCGAATGGTTCTAATGTGTGCAGTGGTATTCATAGTCTGTTTCACTCCTTACCATCTCAACTTCCCGTTCTTTATGATGGTAAAGCAACGAGTCTTCTCTAACTGTTCCTTTATTAAGAGCACTCTATGTTTCCACATCATTTCTTTGTGTCTTGCAAATCTGAATTGTTGTCTTGATCCAGTTGTGTATTATTTTATGACTTCAGAATTTCGTGATCAATTTTCAGAACATGGGAGTTTGGTCATCCAGTCATGTTTGCGTTGTAAAGACAGTACTTTGGAAATTCGTCAGAGGAAGGAGAATCTTCAGACTATCTCTCTGGAATGTTTGGATGTTCCAACACAATGTGATGAAATGGTTATCTAA